A region of the Gemmatimonadaceae bacterium genome:
ACCGCCGTGGCTCGCATCATCGACACCCGGCGACACTATGGTGATCATTGAGCCAGCAATGGCGTTTGGAACCGGCGAACATCCTACCACGCGTAGCGTCATTCGACTGATGCAGAAGATACCGGTGCCGCTGGGCATGGTTGCTGATCTCGGTGCTGGCAGCGCGGTGCTCTCCATTGCTGCGGCAAAATTGGGAAGCAAGCGCGTGGCGGCTGTGGAGCTGGATCACGACGCCATCGGTAACGCCGAACAGAACATCGCGGCGAATGGAGTTGCCGGCAGGGTACGGCTCATTGAAGGAGACGCAGCGCTGATGCTGCCACTCCTGGCGCCGGTGGAAGTGGTGCTCGCAAACATCATATCGTCGGTATTGAAAGAGTTGTTGCCGATAATTGTGTCATCGGTACGGACGGGCGGGCATGCAATCCTGTCGGGACTGCTAGCCGAAGAACGGGCAATGATGCTGGTGGCGATTGGCATCGCCGATTGGCGAATCGCCGCGGAGGACACTGAAGAAGCCTGGTGGAGCGTCCTGCTGGAGCGGCGTTGATCACATTCTTCTGCAACGAGCCGTTCTCGGCACCAGGGCAGATATTGCTGGGCACCGAGGCGGCGCAACATCTGCGCGTCTTGCGTGCGGGCGCGGGCCAGGCAGTGGCGTTGAGGGATGGAAAGGGGAGCGCCGCATCCGGCGTGGTCGCGCGTCTGGCCAAACGGTCCGTGACCATCGATGTCACCGAAGTTTCCCGCATCGAAGCCCAGCCTCCTGTACATCTGATGGTCCCTGTCGCCGACAGGGATCGCATGTTGATGCTCGCGGAAAAGTGCACAGAATTGTCGGCGACCAGCTGGCGACCCGTGATGTGGCGACGATCCCGGAGTGTCGGGCCACTTGGCGATGGTCCGGCATTTCAGGCGCGGGTACAGGGGAGAATGGTCGCGGCATTGACGCAGTCCGGAGGCGGATGGGTTCCAGACGTGCATCCCTCGGCACCTCTCTCCCGTGCGATGGCAGCTGCCCCGGCGGGAACGCGTCTCATGCTGGACGCCCGCGCCGAGCAGCCGCTGGCGGTCGTAACAATGACGGCGCCGGTAGTAATCGCTATCGGGCCAGAAGGGGGAATTGAACCGGCGGAAAGTGCTGAGCTGATATCGGCCGGATTCACTCCCGTGAGGATCGCCGGTTCGGTTTTGCGTTTCGAGACAGCGGGCATGTCGGCTCTGGCTGTCGTTCGCTGCCTGCTTGATAAGGGGGGTTCATCAAATGCCTGAAGATTGTCTTTTCTGCCGGATCGCGGCGGGCGAGATCCCGGCGGATGTCGTCGACCAAACGGAGCGCGCCATCGCATTTCGCGATATCACGCCTCAGGCACCAGTGCATGTACTGGTAATTCCGCGTCGTCACATAGCTACGCTTTCACTTGCCGATGACGGACCTGAGCTGGGTGACCTGATGCTGCTGGCAGCGAGGGTTGCCCGCGCCGAAGGAATTGCAGAGTCCGGTTTTCGCACCGTCATCAACACAAACGACGACGGCGGCCAGATGGTGCACCACCTGCACATTCACGTACTTGGCGGCCGTCGGCTGAGATGGCCACCGGGGTAACGTCAGCCGCGAAGTTGATGTGCGGTGCTACATCGGGCGCGGTTTCCTTGCCCGTCGGAACCGGCCCCGCTAAGTTGTTTATTCTGTACCTGCACCGGCGCAAAAACGCCACGAAGGGGGGAAGTAGATATTGTCGGAAGTCATCATCCATGACGACGAAAATTTTGAACGCGCGCTGAAGCGCTTCAAGAAGAAATGCGAGAAAGCGGGCATTCTTTCCGATCTTCGCAAGCATCGTCACTATGAAAAACCGAGCGAGCGGCGTAAGCGCAAGCTGAATACTGCGATGCGCAAGAACCGTCGCACGCGCCGCGTCTAGAAATGTCCGAGCTTCTCGCGCGGTTGCAGGGCGACCTGAACGCCTCGCGAAA
Encoded here:
- a CDS encoding 50S ribosomal protein L11 methyltransferase, whose amino-acid sequence is MSATVAPAPDALWLTVRIEGSANRDGVIGALFAAGSTGLHEDGQAIVTHFPPGTSTELLMDFITAADPAATVRIGEAAPTDWSAWRAAVGSHQLGAVTVAPPWLASSTPGDTMVIIEPAMAFGTGEHPTTRSVIRLMQKIPVPLGMVADLGAGSAVLSIAAAKLGSKRVAAVELDHDAIGNAEQNIAANGVAGRVRLIEGDAALMLPLLAPVEVVLANIISSVLKELLPIIVSSVRTGGHAILSGLLAEERAMMLVAIGIADWRIAAEDTEEAWWSVLLERR
- a CDS encoding RsmE family RNA methyltransferase; translated protein: MITFFCNEPFSAPGQILLGTEAAQHLRVLRAGAGQAVALRDGKGSAASGVVARLAKRSVTIDVTEVSRIEAQPPVHLMVPVADRDRMLMLAEKCTELSATSWRPVMWRRSRSVGPLGDGPAFQARVQGRMVAALTQSGGGWVPDVHPSAPLSRAMAAAPAGTRLMLDARAEQPLAVVTMTAPVVIAIGPEGGIEPAESAELISAGFTPVRIAGSVLRFETAGMSALAVVRCLLDKGGSSNA
- a CDS encoding histidine triad nucleotide-binding protein, with protein sequence MPEDCLFCRIAAGEIPADVVDQTERAIAFRDITPQAPVHVLVIPRRHIATLSLADDGPELGDLMLLAARVARAEGIAESGFRTVINTNDDGGQMVHHLHIHVLGGRRLRWPPG
- the rpsU gene encoding 30S ribosomal protein S21, whose protein sequence is MSEVIIHDDENFERALKRFKKKCEKAGILSDLRKHRHYEKPSERRKRKLNTAMRKNRRTRRV